The Pyrus communis chromosome 14, drPyrComm1.1, whole genome shotgun sequence sequence CGGACGTACGCAATTTGTAACATCACTCATACAATATTTTAAGAATGTCTCACACGCTAAATGAGCGGTTGATATAGTTGGTACATACGCAGAACTACAAACTTGACAAGATCAAACTGCCAAAGTTcaaatttacaacaaaaaaaccATCAGCCTATTTGCTTTTAGTCCAACATTTTAAAAGGAATAGTGTTATTTACACATCCAAATTCACCTCTCACGcaccttattaattttttgccgttaattttcttcaattcatttgatccgaagccgaaaattgagagaggcgtgtgagaagtaaaaatgagtgtgcgAATAGCACTACCATTTAGAAGACCAGATTTGGAAAGTAAAGATGCCCTGTGGTTCTCTTATATGTAGAAGAATTGGTGGTTGCTTCCTTTCCTTAGAAAAGATGAAGTGCCAtcttttgcttgttttgtttcCATTTAGGAAGCTTATAGAAGTCCCTTTTGGCCATTCCAAAATGCACTTGGAATTCTTCATCAGAGAGATATGCCTGAAAACACCAGAACAAGTTGATCAGTGATTGCTTTACTGGACTCAAGTACAACtgatatttcatatttttcatagaCATTTTCATTGCATGCTATGAACCGAAAAGATTAAGCAGACGGCAATGAAAAAGGACGTAAAAACAGGCCTAGTAATCAAGCTGACTGTCGTGGCATTGGCAGAAGAAACCGGTTTCtatgaagattttgagttttgagttcAACACGGTTTTCAGGTATGGTCATGTAGAAACCAAATATGGGAGAAACTAGAAGAGaagaaatgaaaactgaaagcgCATAGCTCCACAAGTGAAACATGGAAATCCTGTTGAAATTTCGGAGGTGTTCTTCCCCTTCATTTCGGACCTTTATTGATTAGGTAAATTATTTGATGCTGTTTGTGTTCGGAAACTGACATATTCGGTTTCCAGGTATAGCATTTTGCATTAAACATAGAACcccaagaaaagaaattaggtTGTCTCTAGATGAGTGCAAAGGGGGTACCTCTCTTTTGGTTATGTCTATTCCTGCTGCCGGGTTTAGAGAAACCACTTTGAGTCGTTCATATGGATACGTCAACAAGTTTAGGCCTCCTTCACTAGGCTCACTTCCATTAGCCTTAGTGCCACCTGTATTATCCAGTAAGTTTACTGGAGAACCTGCAGGTACCATTGACTTGCCTaccaaaagaaattaaagacaAAAGAATGAGGTCGTAGGTGTTGGAAACTAAGAAAAGTAAGCATCAAGAGATACAGTGGTTTCGTATAACTGCACGAAACTTGTAATCTTTCGTTACCAGGACTACTGTAAGGAGAGGATTTTGGAAAGAGTTTCTTAGTTGGAGCAGATGAGCTGGAAAAGATGTGATTGTTTGGGGACTTGACATTAGAAACTGAACCACCGGATGCAGGAGAAGCACTTCTCCGGCCATTGGAACTCATGGACTTGCTTCTAAAACCATCTGGGGTTGTCTCCCTGGACCTGGAGTTTGCTTTCCATGTGTTTCTTATAGGTGCCTAAGAAATTCAATGAGAGACACGTGAATAAAGTCACTTACTCTGATTGAAAGACATATAGAGGTTACATAAATTGAAACATCTTGAAGTCACTTACTTCTAATTGTTGtggttttccttttaaaatagCTAGCTTCCGCTCAAATGAGTTGCCATGCATCTACAACGGAAACAGTTTAGTTGAGAACCTCATGGAACAATCACCGTAGTACAACAGAAATCAAGGAAATCTTAGCTTCGATCTTATGAACAAATTCAGCAAGAGCTCAACAATGCATCATTTATGTAGGCGAACAATCTTACATTTGACTTTGATGGATCCCATTCAAAGAAACGAGTGAAAAATGGTGGTTCGTGCCCTTCACTAACAACATACATAGGAGTCTCCAAAGATAGCCCTTCAACCAGTACATCCGTCTCGAGAAATTTCTGTGAGAGGCCCAGAAACAAGTAAAATGTAGGAAAATAAGAGCACGCATAAAAGTATGAAAAAGGTACTAAGATATTCGTAAACCTAGCACTTCACTACATTGAATTTTGATGCAGCCAAACAAAGCAACTATAGAAATGTGACCAATGAAACCGAAAAATtgaatgattaattaatatgcagtAGAAAGTTTTCTAGTCTGATGCATAATGTAGGTTTCATGGTGGAAAACTAACCAGGCCAAGAGTAAGGGCTTGTTTCTTTGAACTAATGTTAGAGTGGCATCCAATCCAAACATAAATCTCGTTGTGGCAGTCAAGTACTAACACGTCTTCAGTAGTTAAATCGTCCTGTGTAAAATTGTATATTTCCTTCACCTGAAATATGCAAACTGATTCAGATGAAGTAAAGTATCTCCGGAGTACCAACAAACCTTACTCTTGGTACtattgaaatgaaattttcaCATACTAGGAGAGTTAAAGTTTATGAAAGTATACCTTGAAATCACCTGAATGAGGAGTTTGGATCAAGATGCAAAACAAGCAAAACCCCGTTATTAGAACGTTTTTACAGCCATATAAAGCCAAGACGATTCTGAACCAAGGCAACACTGCAATATCTTTGGAGAGAACAATTAGAAAGTTGGGGCATTTTGTGTACCTTCAGTTATGCTCAACATAAACAAATTTGGGTCTTCCATGTgtccttttatttcttttgcccTCGGATACTCAGCCTTTCCACCAAGCACATTCCAGAAAGTATCGGATTCGCTCCCTTCCCTCAGTGATACGGCTTGCCAAGTTGGCTGATTGACATCAAGAgaaaatacatatattatacaATTCTGAGTGAagtatgagaaaaaaaaaataggagagAAGTTTAAAGATCAAGTTACATGTATTAATTCGAGCATTCTGTCAAGAAGGTCATGGTCTCTGGTCGAGGAGAGATTCCCAATCCAAGTGAAAGCAGATGCACCAGTTTGCAGGATGTAACAATAACACGAGTTCAAAGATCTCGAAACCTGGAACAGTATGAATTTATACTCAAATCTTACATGCATATGCAAGGCGAGAGGTCAAGAGTCAAGTCACACTATCAAAGGCTAATGATAGTGTGATCTCAATATTCTTTCCATTCTaagatagaaaaattaaaaggtCCTGGCTCAAAAGCTTACTGGATCGACTTGGATTGCCTGCATATTGTTGGGACTTGTCCCTTGAACACGAAAAAGGGCTGTCTTGCTTTCATCATAAGTTTCATCTGCAATACCATTTTCTGCTATAAAATTCTTGTATCGTGCACTCCTACCTCCCTAAGAAGAAAAACCATTATCAGGAAGCTGCCGGATGATTAACATCAGATTAACTTGAAACGGAAACAATGTTTAACTTTAAATGGAAACTATATTAGACTAGAGAGAGCAGAGGTATGAACCTTGTAAATAATTAATGTCTGGAAAATGGAAAAGAATTGAGAAGGCTCCTTGTTCTCCATAACTTGAGCCTGAACTTGAAAAATGTGGGGTAAATCAGAGATAAATGTGttctaaataaattaatatacaaTGCAAAGGTGATTATGTGCAACAATATAACTACTAACTTAATCACCAGATTATTTCAAAAGATCACGCATAGGAGAAAGAAACATAAAGCTTACCAAAACAGGGTCTCCCTTGGTTGAATCGACTAGGGCATTCATACGAGAGATAGCATCCCTTCTATCTTCCTGCAAGCAGAACAGAGAtaaaaataatgataataaattTTCACCCAACAACTACCGTATTCAAATCTCTCTAGTTACCACTTACCGTTACACTTTGACAGCCAAGCCATGCATAAAAGAGATTGTCACTCTTTTCCTTTCCATGATAAGTATACTGCACAACATAGCAATCCCCGCTGAATATTTTTCGCTGGTCTGAAGCTGGAATGAGGGACAGTTTATCACCATCCACCCGCCAAACCTGAAATGTTATAGATTGCAATTAAGGGGCAACAGAATCAAATACAGACTTTGAAAGAGTGAAATTTCCGGTAAGAAGGTACCTTCAATGTGCCACTGCAATCTATAAATGGCTGGATGTCTTCTTCATCTGGAAGCTCTTTCACCTCATAACCCTTTTGCTTGAACATTGCTGCCATAAAGTAAATATTATAAGAGCTATATTAAGGTAAATCCTGCTTTAGTTACAGCACTAGTAATTGTAAAGTTGGTACTTAGTTACGGGATTAAACCTGCTACTTTCTCTCGGCCTTCTTCATACAGCTTGATTTTGACTGTTTGAGGCCAATTATCAAAGTATGACCTAAACTTAACAGTTTCTAATCCTTCAGTTATAAACACTGAATGAGTCCCCGCTGACCTGCCTTGGTTTCTGAGGAAATCCTGATAAGGAGTAGGCAATCATTATGGAAAACAATGCCTATGGCTCAAACATGAGCTTCAATTATAGCATTTTATTTCCTTTGAGTAACTAAATTTCTTGTGTACTTGAAAACTCATCTGTCTTCCTTCGAGGGGTTTGTGCTCTTTCAAAAAGTAATAAAAGGGGATGAAAATAATACAGGAGGAAAAATTCTTACTTCTGTAGCGGAAAttgatgtttttctttctgaaacTGAGGTAtgctttcccatccaaacaaaaaTCTCAGAATCACAGTCCAGCATATAACACTTGTCCGTCTCCAGCATTTCTTTATTTAGTGAGTCAGTTCGACATGGACATAGTTTACCCTGAGTTGATATCCTTAGAATAATGTCAACAAAACTTTATGAGCAAGATATATAAGATTTGAAGAAATATAATCACAAGAAGTGATCAAGAATTATCAATACTGACCACGATAGTTTCACAAAGGGTGTCTCCGGTTTTTCCTGGACAGAAGACGGTGGATCCTGGGGAATGGGAGCATAACCACCAAATAAGCTCCAAAATTCACCCACTTCAGGATCACCAACGAATTTTCCATCCTCTGCAGCACTTTAACAATCAATAATTGTATGGTTTTCTTAAAGGAAAAGGAGAGAGGTCAGAAGATTGCCAACCTACAGTTGCCACCTCGCATTTTTCCCGATGCTTATTCTCTTTGATGTATTGAACAACCTCCAAACCCTTGGCTCTTTCCTGTATGCTAGAGTTGCACCCACTAAAGAGGAAAATTTTTGATGCAGTATCAAGTATGAATACGTCATTGTGGTTCAGTGATGACCGAGAGAAAGGAACCTAGTTGACGATATAAATTCTGATGAGAGGTCTAGAAGAAACAACAGCAGTAAatgcaaaagagaaaaaggaatcTTACTTCTTTAACATGAACAACATGGTCCCCTTTGCAAGCTAACAAGCTGACTTTATATGTTTCACCATTTAAGCGCTCTTGTTGTGTTCTATATGCTCCTTCAATGGGGATAATACAGGGTTTGAAGTACGATAAAAACTTTCGTGTTTCATGGCCTTGAAGCTCCCTATATTGCACAGTGCAGGACCCTAGGGCTGCATCTAGTTCTAGTGCTTTATCTGATGCCAACGCCGAGTCCTCCTGCCAATATGATATTAGCTATAAGAACCCTCAAATGATGTGAGTAAttcatttttcagatttttttcatAATTGTCCGAATCAAAACTTGATATTTTCCTGCCATCGATTTCCTAGGTAAGAATGTCACCGCACGAGAGCAAAAATACACACAAGGATTCTCGTAGAGAATTCTTTTCTACCCCCGACCCTCCCCGTTCCCTTTGGAGTTTTGTGGCTAAAGGTAGAATTAACTGACTCTACAGAAAAGGTTTCTATTACCAACACCACGCACAAACAGTAATTAATGTTGCAGCATCTTACGTATGTTCAGCTCTACACAATACTAACAAGACAACATTTCTTTTGGGTCAAAAACCAACGTGACAAGTCGACAACATAAAACTAGTAAACTGGTGTATTTGTATTTCTAGAATGCATGCCGAACAAGTGAACAAAttcaaaccttgtttgagtCATTTCCCAGCCAATAGTGTATGTCATGCCGAGGAAGGCCATTTTTCGGCAGAAATGTCTGTCATGACAAACAAGTGAAACAGTCAAACTAGTTAAATACACGGATAAGCTCTAGATATCGCAGATCCACGAACAGTCTAAGATGATTAAATTGTACTGGGATGAACTTTAATTTGAAGATACGATATTCTGagtaaaagaaaactaaatggCAGTAAAATGAGCACAATCTTCGAACTACTTACATTTAAAACCACATATGCACTTCCGGAATAGAATTTCCGATGCGAAGATTTTGGAACAGAAACCAATTTTAGGTTCTCAACACACCAAATTTCCAAACCACTAATCATAAGAAGGTTAAGGATGAATCATTGAATTTCAACACAAGATGCATGAAATATCAAGGATCGAAGTTAGTTAACAAAATACCATTGAACACAAACTGTATCTGTCCATTATTTGTTGCTAGCTATAAGAAAGGCCGCACGGTCAGTGAATTGTTTAATCTACGAATACATCAACTCCTACCAACTAGATCCGAAAGAAACAACATAGTTTTCTACAGATGCAGTACATATCTTCTGAACATAAGCATTCGAAACAGTAGTAAACCAAAATTTTCCCAAATTCCGAGCATTTGAGCAGTTTTCGGTCTCTGGCATATCATATAAGAATCAAATGGAACCATTTATAAAGGATACAGATTTGTTCCTGCAGCCTGGAATGCTGGATCCGTGTCTTTACCGTAAACAGACATTGCCTTTCATGTCACAGAAAACTCCACCAAAACAACCACCAAGTAAAAATTTCTGCATCCCAGATGAAAAATCAGATCAACCCAGATAAAAAAAACACAGCCCTGAAACTTGACATTGCATTCACACAGGGTAACTACAAAAACCAGATAAAAATTCAGTCTTTACAGCTCTACAAGTTAACACATTTGatatcaaatcacaaggaaacataatccggTAAAAGAAAAACGAAACCCCAAGATCGAGTGAGTAAATTCTTACCTACCACCCACTTAATTGCTCTGCAGAATTCTGGGTTTTGGAGGATTCAATGAAATGGGCTGGCTCTTCCCTGTGCCGATCTGCGATCTTATTCGCAGAGAAGAACACAGAAGAAAACAGTGGGAGTATATTCCACTATGTGCTTTTGACCCAGCCTCAGCTGCAAGAATTATGGAGTTGAAAACTTGGAATCTAAATAAAGTGTGGAGTTTGGTGTGGTGGGGCCGTGGGTGCCTGGGAGGCACTGCTATTTTTGAGCTACAACTGGCCCCATGATCAAAAGTTGAAGAACAAGTTCGGCGTGGTGTGTGTGTCGTTTGGTTGCATGACATGTGAGATTGATGGTGATGATCAGAAATGTTTCCCGCTCTTCTGCATCAAAGTTTGTTGGTTGTGAAACACAACTTTATTTAACACGTCTTGTTTGTTACTAGCATGTCTAAATAAGATGATGGTACCACCCATTGCAATACGACAACGATGTTTTTGACAAACAAAACGCTCTAAAATAGTCATTGCGCATTTGTTAATACTTGGCAGATGATGCTTTActgaaatgattgaaaacaatTATGTTATACGTTTCGGTGTGTATTCGATATCTGATGATTTCTTTACCTCTTAGCAATTAACTATTTAACCTCTTAGAGCATTTTCAAATGAGATGTTAAAATATTCAAATCAGCAACAATGGTAACAAAAGACAACATTAATGTTTTTCAACCGAAAAGCCAAATCTGATGTAGTATGATATGAAATCACATCTCTTCCCCTTGCTACCAAATTTGACAACACCTTcagattttttaattaatttttaaatgctttttattaaatttttattggtttaaaacattatccttttgtttcttttcattcccaatacaaagaaaatatatatgaatttttttttatgtttaaaatttggtaTATCGGTTGGAGagaaaaatttttaaaaatgtcaAAGTACCACGTaagctttcaaatttaaaatttaacatctcTTTTGAAAATGATCTTTAACTCCCCCACTCTACTCAACAAGCGAGAGTGCATGACTATTTTGAAATGTCAATAGTGGGCCGAGAATCCAAGCTCAATATGAAACTGCAAGCATAATGGGCCGAGAGTTGAAGCCCAATAAGACCCTCATTCAGATTCCCCATCGTCCGCAATCCGAAACAGCGTAAGAACAACGTTCTGCAAAAATTAGGGTATTGTTCTtcaaaaattagggtttaagtTCACTACCCAGAGAGAGAAAGCAGAAAAATCTTGGCGGAATCAGAACGATGAACCCGCTAACCCTAGTGAAACGCATTCAGAACATCAATTCCAGAGAAGCCCAATTAGGGATTTCAGAGGAGGCGTCGTGGCACGCCAAGTACAAAGACTCCGCCTACGTCTACGTCGGCGGCATTCCCTTCGATCTCACAGAAGGCGATCTCCTCGCTGTTTTCGCACAGTAAGCCCTAATTCTCCTTcgattaatttcaatttttcgttctttttttttttttttcaaattttccatttttttttttcaattttttgacgTTCGATTCGTTTTCAGATACGGAGAGATCGTGGATGTGAATCTTGTTCGCGATAAGGCGACTGGGAAGTCCAAAGGGTTTGCGTTTGTGGCGTACGAGGACCAGAGGAGCACGATTCTTGCTGTGGATAATTTGAACGGAGCTCAAATTTTGGGGCGGACAATTAGGGTTGATCATGTGACCAAGTacaagaagaaggaggaggaagatgaagaGGAGGCGCAGAGGAAAAGGGAGGAGCGGGGCGTTTGCCGGGCTTTCCAGAAAGGCGAATGTACACGCGGAGATTCGTGCAAGTTTTCACACAATGAGCAGGTAAGTTCAACATTATCTGATTGTTTCAGTTTTTCGCCGACTGCATGTTGATTTTTACACTGTTACTTGGCTTTTGGGGAACGTGGATCGAAATATCTTAGTGAATAAGTGGTAATGTAGTTTGAATGTTGTTTATTGCAATGAAAAGGAGGTTGATTTCTGTGTATTACTTAAGTTTATGATGCTTAAAAATGCTTAAAGTTTATTCAATTATCTGAGTTTATGTACCGAATCGTTTATATTAGTTGTAAaggtttatgttttaaattaaaatcaattaataTCTTTCTATATAGGTGCTTatgtgtgcttttttttttttctgtttataTCCAGAGAGCTGCAAACACAGGTTGGGGTGAAAAAGACCCGAAATGGGGGCGTGACAGTTATGAGGGCCCAAAAAGGGGTGAGAAAAGATCTAGTACCATTCCGCCAAATCGTGTTCCAGAGCCAAAAGGTCAAGAAGAGTTCAGATCAGGTGATAGAGAATTGGACTCCAGAAGAAAGGGCAACGGGAGGGACTTCGAAAGTCACCCCAAGCGAGGTGATGGGAGAGAGCAAAAGAGACTGGGAAGACAGCGGGGTGATGATGAAAAGTTTGAGCCTAGATCAAGAGATCATGATAGGGGGGAAGAAAATAGATCAAGAAGATGGAGTGAGGATGCTGAATTGGGGCCCAATTCAAGAGAAATTTATGGCAGGAGAGAAGAACAGAGGTCGAGAAGGCACAATGATGATGAATTTCAGCCAAAGTCAAGAGAAGATTATGATAAAAAGGAAGATAAAAGACCCAGAGGGAGTGGTGGTGATCAGGAATTTGAGCCAAAGCTGAAATCTGGAGAAGATCACGATAGGAGGGGAGACGATAGAAGGGAAAATAAGAGACTAAGAAGGCATAGCGATGATGGTGAAATTGAGCCCAAATCTAAAGATGATCGTGGTAGGAGGGAAAATGATAGTAGGGAAGATAAGGGACTGAGAAGGCATGCTGGTGATGCTGATTTTGATCCAAAGTCTAGAGACAATCATGATAGGATGGATGAAAAGAGATTAAGAAGGCACATCGATTATGAAAATCAGCCGAAGTCTAGAGAAGATTATGATAGGAGGGAAGATCAGAAGTCAAGAAGACGCAATGACAATGAATTTGATCTGAGGTCGAGAGCAGGCAAGGATaagagggaaggagagagaCTGAGAAGGGATGGAGATGATGAGATTCAGCCAAAGTCTAGAGAAGGTCGTCATAGGAGTGAAAAGGGAGAGTGAGAAGATGGGTTTGATGATAATCTAGGCCAAGATCAAAAGTAAGATTATTGAAGGGAAGATACAAGTACCACAAAGCAAGGACCAGAATCCTATATGGAAAAACATTGATGAACTAATGGGTAACACCCATCATAAAAAAGATAGATAATGATGTAAATCAAATATCGATGCTGTTTCCAAGTTTCCAACTTTGGCCTCCCTTGTATGCAGTTAGGTCCCTTCTGTTATGCAATGTGAGacttgtttcttttttgttgtgtAAGGTATATCCTAATTTTGTTTCCATTgatttgttgtgtttgttttttctaTAGGTTTTTGTTGGCGTTTCTCTTGGATGAGATGTAGTTGATATATGCATTTAACTAGCAAGTTGCAACTCTGCATAAAATCATTTCTTGATTTGCAGTTTCTCATGGTTGTTGAAGTCCATTTGAATAGGATAGTTTTATGTGTATTGCCAAGAGCATACCCCGGCACCTTAATTAATTTGCATGATTTGTTGATGCCATTTGACGATCATAGTGATGATTGGATTTGGTCGGTGCAAACTTTTCACAGAAACAGTTTGTAGTTTAATTTTGGGCTGAAATTTGCAGGTGAAACCACTGCAAGAAGAATTGGCCTGGATCGATGGAACATACGGGTCGGTATGTTTCAATACATTGAAAATGCTTGCTGGTTATTGTGCAATTAAATTATACATGGTTAAAAATCGCAAAACAGAAAGGCCTGCTCAAGGTGAGCAAATACAGAAGTCAATAAAAGAGGCAGTCAACCAAGTGCTGAAGTCCATATTTACAGTTACAAGCCAGTTTCTTCTCCAGTCCCAGGTAAGACGAAAACAAAATGGTAAGGGTTCTTGCTAACAACAAGAAGTAAAGAAAGTAGTGACTTGATTCATCAAGAATTCTGCCTCTCTGTTGGATTAGTTCCAATTGAGCCATGAGTAGTCATCGGTGTTCCTAGTTCTTTTGGTGGTGCTTTCTCCAGAACTCATTGATGTTCCAAGTTCTCTCGAAAATCCATCTTCAGAAGACAGCGGTTTTCTAAGTTCATTTGGGAGTGCTTCTTCAGTATGTAGTGCTGCTCGAGAAGACATTGACTTTCCAAGTTCTTTTGGCAGTGCTTCTTCAGAAGACATCAAATTTCCTAGTTCCATGGGTAGTTCTTTGGGCGGTGCTGCGTCAGTAGACTTTGTTATTCCAAGTTCATTAAAATTCATCGATTTTCCAAGATCTTTGGATATTGCTTCTGCAGGAGATATATATTTTCCTAGCTCTATGGGTGGTGATTCTTTAGAAGGTATTGGTGTTCCAAGTCCTTTGGGCAGTATTGCTTCTTCAGAAGGCACTGCTTGTGTTGCAGTTAAACTGGGCACTAGAACAGGACCTCCTTCATAAGTAGGCAAGGCCTTATTGTCTTCATCTTTCGTACTTTCTGAAATCATTCCTGTTAAGGTTGTCGGGGTTGTCTTCTTTATAGATTCCTCCTTCACGGCGCTATTACCATTGTCTACAACGCGCACTTCCTTCTTTATACCAAGCAACGCTCCATCTGCAGATTTGATAGCCTTCTCTTCAATTATGACCTCAATGTTGCTGTTAAATGGTGGGTTTCCATCCGCAGAGGCAGGTTTATCTGTAAAATCCACACCCTTCGTATTCAACACCAGTTCTTGATCTTCAGGACGAGTAACATTCGTGGGAGTAATCGGTCCCACATCGAGGTCTACAAGTAGTGCCTCGTTTTCATTTGTAATTTGCACTTCGCTTATCTTCTGAAGTTCATAATCCTTCCAGTCTTCATCGATTGATATAGTGTTCTTGGTTCTCCAGGTGTGCAGAATCCGATCTGGACCGGGTTGCCACAGCACATCTCCTGTGTCCTTTTTCAGTATAAACTTGCATTGGATTGCTATGCCAGTAGGAACAttctattaaaatttaaaaaccaatcaaatttcAGAAATCGCGTACAGATTTATACGATTCAGCCTGTAAATTAACCATGTCAGGTAATGATCATTTGGTCTAGTGACACCAAGATCTTACAGTCGACGGTTCGTGAATATGAATATAAAAATAGTAGAAGGAATCATATAGGAATTCTCACCAGCTCAATGTTCCATATGTTTCCATCTGACCAGTTCATTGGTGTAGCATTTGAAGGATTCCACTGTCCCATGATAGGTTCACTCCCCACCAAGAGGAAGCTCTCACCAAATTTGCACTCCTTGTGTAAATTGAATTGGACACGGACGGTTTCTGATTGCTCTGAAAAGCAGACACTGATCATCACTTGATATCGGAATTAGGAACTCGTTCGATATCGGAAGAGAAATATTATCAGATTAAGAGCTAGTTGGCACAAACTTGGAACTCGTTTAATATGATTAACAAGGTTGAATATACTAAACTTACCGGTTGGTTGGATCCCAACTCCTGCAGTTTCTGAGGTCGTAAAAACCTGACATGAGTTTTATAGATGACGTTGAATTAGAATATCAACTGTGGGAAAGAAAATTACTATATGGTCGATTTTGCAAACAAACTTTTAATTGGAAATGGAATCCAAAAGACATTAAGATGTCAATAAAGGGCATTGAACCGTGGTTTATATGCGGTTTTATTGCTGGTTTAGTCCtctctaattttgttttggattaaaagtttgtaaccAGTTTCGTCTATGGGCATCTATAAAAGAGTCGGGTTGGTATGGATTATTACCTCTGTCTGAGATGAAGCAACCAATTGAAGCGCTTTCTGTCGAAGTCGAGAGGTATGGTGAACACGTACATTGGAATTTCGAGACCCCAAAATGCAAATGTCGGATCGACCCATAAGATATTTCGAGGGAGAGAGAGGTTTGTTAGCCTTTGCAACCAAGGTTATGGAGGATCCTGCAAGGGCTTCCATTGTCTCCTTTTTTTTCCAAGGAGTCCTAAAATGTGTAAGAAATAAGCACTGGTATATATAAGAAACATGAACAAGAAAGCTGAGAAGGGTACGGATCTGGCATGAGGTTTTGATGTCCTCAACTGAATGAGAAATTTGGGGCTTTTCCTTGTGCGGATTTTCAGTTTTGCTTCTATGCTTTTGTTTGAAgtcttcaataattttttaaaaaaattcttgCAAGTTTGGAGTTGAAAAGAGGTTTTTTAGGAAGCCCAATTCCGACGGATTTGTTCAAAGGAGGCATAAATTATCTGTGCAGGATGTCCGTACTTGCTCACATCAGTACTGACGAAAAT is a genomic window containing:
- the LOC137715049 gene encoding villin-1; this encodes MSVYGKDTDPAFQAAGTNLGLEIWCVENLKLVSVPKSSHRKFYSGSAYVVLNTFLPKNGLPRHDIHYWLGNDSNKEDSALASDKALELDAALGSCTVQYRELQGHETRKFLSYFKPCIIPIEGAYRTQQERLNGETYKVSLLACKGDHVVHVKEVPFSRSSLNHNDVFILDTASKIFLFSGCNSSIQERAKGLEVVQYIKENKHREKCEVATVEDGKFVGDPEVGEFWSLFGGYAPIPQDPPSSVQEKPETPFVKLSWISTQGKLCPCRTDSLNKEMLETDKCYMLDCDSEIFVWMGKHTSVSERKTSISATEDFLRNQGRSAGTHSVFITEGLETVKFRSYFDNWPQTVKIKLYEEGREKVAAMFKQKGYEVKELPDEEDIQPFIDCSGTLKVWRVDGDKLSLIPASDQRKIFSGDCYVVQYTYHGKEKSDNLFYAWLGCQSVTEDRRDAISRMNALVDSTKGDPVLAQVMENKEPSQFFSIFQTLIIYKGGRSARYKNFIAENGIADETYDESKTALFRVQGTSPNNMQAIQVDPVSRSLNSCYCYILQTGASAFTWIGNLSSTRDHDLLDRMLELIHPTWQAVSLREGSESDTFWNVLGGKAEYPRAKEIKGHMEDPNLFMLSITEGDFKVKEIYNFTQDDLTTEDVLVLDCHNEIYVWIGCHSNISSKKQALTLGLKFLETDVLVEGLSLETPMYVVSEGHEPPFFTRFFEWDPSKSNMHGNSFERKLAILKGKPQQLEAPIRNTWKANSRSRETTPDGFRSKSMSSNGRRSASPASGGSVSNVKSPNNHIFSSSSAPTKKLFPKSSPYSSPGKSMVPAGSPVNLLDNTGGTKANGSEPSEGGLNLLTYPYERLKVVSLNPAAGIDITKREAYLSDEEFQVHFGMAKRDFYKLPKWKQNKQKMALHLF
- the LOC137716077 gene encoding zinc finger CCCH domain-containing protein 25-like, coding for MNPLTLVKRIQNINSREAQLGISEEASWHAKYKDSAYVYVGGIPFDLTEGDLLAVFAQYGEIVDVNLVRDKATGKSKGFAFVAYEDQRSTILAVDNLNGAQILGRTIRVDHVTKYKKKEEEDEEEAQRKREERGVCRAFQKGECTRGDSCKFSHNEQRAANTGWGEKDPKWGRDSYEGPKRGEKRSSTIPPNRVPEPKGQEEFRSGDRELDSRRKGNGRDFESHPKRGDGREQKRLGRQRGDDEKFEPRSRDHDRGEENRSRRWSEDAELGPNSREIYGRREEQRSRRHNDDEFQPKSREDYDKKEDKRPRGSGGDQEFEPKLKSGEDHDRRGDDRRENKRLRRHSDDGEIEPKSKDDRGRRENDSREDKGLRRHAGDADFDPKSRDNHDRMDEKRLRRHIDYENQPKSREDYDRREDQKSRRRNDNEFDLRSRAGKDKREGERLRRDGDDEIQPKSREGRHRSEKGE
- the LOC137716078 gene encoding uncharacterized protein, which encodes MISVCFSEQSETVRVQFNLHKECKFGESFLLVGSEPIMGQWNPSNATPMNWSDGNIWNIELNVPTGIAIQCKFILKKDTGDVLWQPGPDRILHTWRTKNTISIDEDWKDYELQKISEVQITNENEALLVDLDVGPITPTNVTRPEDQELVLNTKGVDFTDKPASADGNPPFNSNIEVIIEEKAIKSADGALLGIKKEVRVVDNGNSAVKEESIKKTTPTTLTGMISESTKDEDNKALPTYEGGPVLVPSLTATQAVPSEEAILPKGLGTPIPSKESPPIELGKYISPAEAISKDLGKSMNFNELGITKSTDAAPPKELPMELGNLMSSEEALPKELGKSMSSRAALHTEEALPNELRKPLSSEDGFSRELGTSMSSGESTTKRTRNTDDYSWLNWN